The following nucleotide sequence is from Thermostaphylospora chromogena.
CTCGCGATCTGGTGCGGCGGCAGCGGCCCGCGCTCGCGCACCATCTCCTCCAGCGAGGAGCCGCTCAGCAGCTCCATCACCAGCCAGGGCCGTCCATCCTCGATGAGCACGTCGTGGACGGTGACGATCGAGGGGTGTCTGAGCCGGGCGGCGACGTTGGCCTCGCGCACGGCGGCCTCGCACAGCTCGCGGCGGCGGGATTCGTCGAGGCCGGGGCCGAGCCGTACCTCTTTGATCGCCACATCGCGGCCGAGCATGTCGTCCGTGGCCAGCCACACGGTGCCCGAGCCGCCTTCCCCCAGCGGGTTCAGCAGCCGATACCGACCTGCCAGGCGTCGCGCACCGATCAACTCGTTCCCCCTATCCCGATTTCTGGGGCGCGCCTAGCAAAATAGCCACATACGAAGCCGTGGGCCACTTCAGGTATCGCTTGGGGCGATGTCCTCGATGCGCGGCCGACCCGCCGGAGCGCCGCCCGCCGTCCTCAGCCCTTGTCCACCCCCTCGTTCGCGCCGCGGATGAAGTACCGCTGGAAGATCACGAAGATGATCGCCACCGGGATCGTGGCCAGCAGTGCGGCGCCGAGCTTGAGCGGGTACTGCGTGCCCGACCCGAGCGATCCGCTGACCAGGTCGGCGATCCCGCGCGGCAGCGTGAACAGCGCGGGGTCCTGCACCGCGACCAGCGTGTGCGGCAGCTCGTTCCACGACCCCTGGAAGGACAGGATCGTCAAGGTGATCAGCGCCGGGCGGGCCATGGGCAGCACGATCGACCAGAAGATGCGGAACGTGCCCGCGCCGTCGATGCGCGCCGCCTCCTCCACGCTGGGCGGGATCGACTCGAAGAACTGCTTCATGATGAACACGCCCGTCGCGTCCGCGAGCAGCGGGACGATCAACGCCGTGTAGGAGTTGTAGATGCCGAACTGGTTCAGCACCAGGAACTTCGGGATGAGCAGCACGACACCGGGCACGGCCAGCACGGCGATGACCGTGGCGAAGACGGCCCGCCTGCCGCGGAAGCGCAGCCGGGCCAGCGCGTAGCCGGCGAGCGAGTCGAAGAAGATCCGGCCCGCGGTGACCAGCACCGTGACCAGGATCGAGTTGCCCAGCCAGGTCGGCATGTCCGTGGCCTGGAAGATCTTCTCGTAGCCGTCCAGCGTCACCGGCGAGGGGATCGGCGAGATCGGGGAGGCCGCGGCGTCCGGCTCGGTCTTGAACGAGTTCGCGATCTGAATCACGAACGGATAGAGGAAGACCAGCGAGAAGAAGACGAGCACGGCGTACCCGGCGAAGGTGCCGGCGATCGTCCGCACCTCACCCTTCCGCCTGACGGTTCTCACGTGGGCGCCGCTCACGTCACGACCTCCCTCCGCGCTCGCGCAGCAGCAGCCGCTGCCCCAGCGTGAGCACCACGATGATCAGGAAGAGCACGAACGAGATCGCCGCCCCCGACCCGTAGTCGAAGTCGCGGAAGGCGGTGCGGTAGGACAGATAGGCGGGCGTCAGCGTGGTCTTGGCCGGGTCGCCCTGGCTCATCACGTAGATCTGGTCGAAGACCTGCCAGGTGCCGATCAGGCCCAGCGTCAGCACCAGGAAGAGCGTGGGCCGCAGCGCGGGCAGCGTCACGTTCCTGAAGCGCTGCCAGCGGTTGGCGCCGTCGAGCATGGCCGCCTCCTCCAGGGAAACGGGCACGTTCTGCAGCGCCGCGAGGAACATCAGCATGAACGTCCCCGACGTGGTCCACACGACCAGCGCGATGATCGAGCACATCGCCACGCTCGGCCCGGACAGCCACTCCCACCACGACAGGCCGAACGGACCGCTCTGCGTCAACGCCGCCGGCGGGTCGTCGATGTCGGCCAGGCCGAGCCCGCTCAGGGCCAGGTGCAGCACGCCGCGCGAGTCGGAGAACCACGCCGGGCCCTGCACGCCGAACATCGCCAGCAGGTTGTTGACCACTCCCGAGTTGGCGAAGATGAACAGGAACACCACGCTGATCGCGACCGAGCTGGTCACGGAGGGGAAGTAGAACGCGGTGCGGAAGAACGTCTTGCCCTTCAGCATGCGCGCGTTGACCACCATGGCCAGGCCGAGCGCCAGCACGGTCTGCAGCGGCACCACCGCGAGCACGTAGTAGACGTTGTTGCGCAGGCTGGTCATGAAGTCCTGGCGGGCCAGCCCATCCTCGGTGAACAGCCGGGTGTAGTTCTCCAGGCCGACGACCTCGACGGAGCTGGTGAACGGGCTGCCCTGTCCGTTCCAGGCGGTGATGCTCACCCACAGCGCCATGAGGATGGGCAGGAGCACGAACAGCCCGATGATCACTATCGCCGGGGCGACGAAGAGCCAGCCCGCGAGGTTCTCCCCGGCCCTCACCGAACGCCTGCGACCCGCGGCGCCGCGGGCGCCGCTGGGGCGCCCGCGGGTGAGCGTCGCGTCGGCCATGACTCAGCCGCCCAGGGCCGCTTCGGTGTTCTTCTGCAGGCGGGAGAGGATCTGCTTGGGATCCTCGTCCTTCAGCTTCTGCAGCGAGGTGTCGAAGTCGGCCAGGACGCTCTCCATCTTCGGAGCGTTGACCGGCCCCTGGGCGTACTCGGCTCCCTTGAGGAAGGCCGCGTCCTCGGGGAACTCCTTGGCGTAGGCGTCGGCGGCCGCGGTCCGGGACGGCATGACGCCGAACGCCTTGGCGAAGGTCATCTGCTGCTCGACCGTGGTCATCGCCTCGACGAAGCTGATCGCCTGCTCCTTGTACTTGCTCTTGGCGGCGATCCCCCAGCAGTTGGTGAACGACAGCGTGCCCTTGCCCGCGGGTCCGGCGGGCAGTTCGTGCACGGTGTACTTCACGTCGGGGTAGTCGGCCTGCATGGCGCCCTTGATCCAGTTGCCCTCGATCGTCATGGCGGCCTTGCCCTTGCCGAACGCCTCACCGCCCCAGCCCGCGTCGACCGCGGAGGGGTAGACGGCCAGGCCGTCCTTCAGCAGACCGCGGACGTACTCCAGGGCCTGGAGGTTCTGCGGGCTGTCGGCGGTGGCCTGCTTGCCGTCCGGGCTGGTGATCCAGCCGCCCGCCTGCTTCATGAAGGCGCCGAGGCGGTCGCGGGTGTCGGCGACCACGAGCGGCGTGATGCCGGCTTCCTTGATCTTCTCGGCGACCGAGGTGAGTTCCTCCCACGTGGTGGGGACGTCGTCCTCGGTGAGCCCGGCCTTCTCCCACAGCTCGGTGTTGATGACCAGGCCGAGGGTGGAGAAGTCCTTGGGCACGCAGTAGTAGGTGCCGTCGTAGGTGAAGGTGGCGCGCAGGCTCTCGTAGAACCCCTCGGGGTCGGAGATCTTGTTCGCGTACGGCTCCAGCGCGCCGACGCTGGCGTAGTCGGCGAACCGTCCCGCCTCCACGTAGAACACGTCCGGCGGGGAGTCGCCGGCGAACGCCTGGCCGAGCTGCTGGCTCATGTCCTGGGCGGGGATGACGGTGGCGGTGTTGCCGGTGGCCTTCGCCCACGCGGCGGCGGCCTCCTGGACGGCCTTGGTCTCGGCCTCTCCCGACGAGCCGATGAGGATCTCCAGCGAGGCGGGGCCGCTGCTCTGGGGCGTGCTCGCGGCGTTGTCCTCGAAGCCGCTGCCGCAGCCGGCGGCGAGCAGGGCGCAGGCCGCCGCAGCGGCTGCCAGGGCTGTGGTGGTTCTACGTGTCATGGTGATTTTCCTGATCTTCGGGTATGCGAGGGGGGTCACGTCGTGTCGCGGACGACCAGCGAGGGCTGGAGCAGCACGGGCTCCTCCGCCTCCGCTTCGCCGTCCAGCAGCCGGGTGAGCAGCCGCACGCAGCGGGCCGCCGCCTCCTCCAGCGGCTGGCTGACGCTGGTCAGGCCGATCGCCCGGGCGACGGGCGTGTCGTCGAACCCGGTCACCGCCAGAGGGCGGTCGAGGGCACGGGCGGCCTGCATCGCACCGAGGGCGAGCGAGTCGCTGGCGCAGACCAGGGCGGTCGGGGCCGGGTCGCGGTCGAGCAGTGCGCCGACCGCGGCCTCCGCCTCGGCCACCGTGTCCAGGCAGGCGTGGTCGAGGCCGGTCGTGTCCTGCCCGGCGGCGGTCATGGCGCGCAGCCAGCCCTGCCGCCGGTCGTCGCCGACGCCGGAGCCGGAGGGCCAGCCGAGGAAGCCGATCCGCTCGTGCCCGGCCTCCAGCAGGTGCCGGGTCGCGGCCGCGGTGCCGGCCGCGCCGTCCACGTCCACCCACAGGTGGCGGTCTGGCGCGTCCCAGGGGCGGCCGAAGGTCACGAACGGCAGCCCTCGCTCGGCCAGCCAGGTGGTCCTGGTGTCACTGTGGTGGGTGCTGGCCAGCACGAAGGCGTCCGGCTGGTAGGTCCCCAGCAGGTCCTCGTAGGTGGCGATCTCCGTTTCGTCGTCGGCGGCGGTGTAGAGGATCACGCGGTAGCCGCTCCGGGCCGCGGTCTCGGTCAGGGCGTGCAGGAAACGGTCCAGGACCGAGCCGTTGATGCCGTCGCCGGTGGATTCGATGCGGGTGGCGATGAGCCGGGACCGTCCGGTGCGCATCTGCCGGGCGGCCTGGCTGACGCGATAGCCGAGGGCCTCCACCGCCTCGTACACCTTGCGGCGGGTCTCCTCGCGTACGACCTCGGGGGTGTTGAGGACGTTCGACACGGTCTGCCGGGATACCCCGGCGTATTTGGCGACCGTGGCTATCGTCACCTTTTCCGCCATTTATGCCTTCTTGGTGGGTTGAACGATCAAATAGGGGTGCGGCATGATTGGATCGATCAAATTGCGGGAGATGTCAGGACTGTGCACCCTCGGGCGCTTTCTGTCAAGCGTCTGTTTCCCTCAGAATCCCCAACACCGATCAGGAGACCCGCGTTCTAATGCCCGACCAGGCCGACCCGCCCTACCGGCAGCCCCTGCTGCACGACCTGGTGAGCACGATCGCCGCCCCCACGAGCGCCCTCAGCGGCGGCGACGGCCAGATCAGACACACCGGAGCCCAGGGCCTCTTCCACGCCGACCGACGCGCCCTGTCGCTGGTGCGGCTGCTGGTGGACGGGAAGGAACCCGAACCGGTGAGCGCCGCCGTGGACGGCGCCGCACGCACCAGATTCGTCTCCCTGCCCCGCTGGCTCGGTGACGACGGCCCCGACCCCACCGTCCGCGTCGACCGCACCCGCACCGTCACCCCCGGCGGCATGAGCGAGACCATCGAGATCTCCTCGGTCGCGGCGCGGCCGGTGACCGCCGAGGTGAGCGTGGAACTCGGCTGCGACCTCGCTCCCATCGAGCGGGTCAAGGACGGGATGCCCGGCTCCGCCCTCCCCGCCGAGATCGCCGGCGGCGGGCGGCTGTCCTGGCACGCCGACGGCATCACCGTCGACGTGCACGGCCCGGATGCGCACGCCCGGCCCGGACGGACCGCCACCCTCACCTGGCCCGTCACCCTCGCCCCCCGGCAGCGTGTCACCCTGAGCTGGAGCGTCCGCGTCACCGACCCCGCCGCCGTGATGGCCGCGCCCTCCGGCACCGCCGAATGGACCGACCCCGGCGTGGAGGCCGCCGACCACCGCCTCGTCCGGCTCCTCGCCCGCTCCCTGGACGACCTGCGCTCCCTGCGGCTGACCGAGGCGGACGCGCCCCCCGGGCACACCTTCATCGGCGCCGGCGTCCCCTGGTACCTCACCCTCTTCGGCCGCGACAGCCTCTGGACCGCCCGCATGATGCTGCCCCTCGGCACCGCTCTCGCCGAGGGCACCCTGCTCACCCTCGCCCGGAGGCAGGGCGTCAAGGTGGACAAGCGGACCGGCGAGGCCCCCGGCAAGATCATGCACGAGCTGCGGCGCGGGCTCTTCGTGCTGGGCGAAACGGAGCTGCCCGCCGCCTACTACGGCACCATCGACGCCACCCTCCTGTGGATCAACCTCCTGCACGACGCCTGGCGCTGGGGTATGCCCGAGGACCGGGTCGCCGCCCTGCTGCCCGCGCTGGAGGCGGCGCTCGGCTGGCT
It contains:
- a CDS encoding carbohydrate ABC transporter permease — its product is MSGAHVRTVRRKGEVRTIAGTFAGYAVLVFFSLVFLYPFVIQIANSFKTEPDAAASPISPIPSPVTLDGYEKIFQATDMPTWLGNSILVTVLVTAGRIFFDSLAGYALARLRFRGRRAVFATVIAVLAVPGVVLLIPKFLVLNQFGIYNSYTALIVPLLADATGVFIMKQFFESIPPSVEEAARIDGAGTFRIFWSIVLPMARPALITLTILSFQGSWNELPHTLVAVQDPALFTLPRGIADLVSGSLGSGTQYPLKLGAALLATIPVAIIFVIFQRYFIRGANEGVDKG
- a CDS encoding carbohydrate ABC transporter permease; the protein is MADATLTRGRPSGARGAAGRRRSVRAGENLAGWLFVAPAIVIIGLFVLLPILMALWVSITAWNGQGSPFTSSVEVVGLENYTRLFTEDGLARQDFMTSLRNNVYYVLAVVPLQTVLALGLAMVVNARMLKGKTFFRTAFYFPSVTSSVAISVVFLFIFANSGVVNNLLAMFGVQGPAWFSDSRGVLHLALSGLGLADIDDPPAALTQSGPFGLSWWEWLSGPSVAMCSIIALVVWTTSGTFMLMFLAALQNVPVSLEEAAMLDGANRWQRFRNVTLPALRPTLFLVLTLGLIGTWQVFDQIYVMSQGDPAKTTLTPAYLSYRTAFRDFDYGSGAAISFVLFLIIVVLTLGQRLLLRERGGRS
- a CDS encoding sugar ABC transporter substrate-binding protein; the encoded protein is MTRRTTTALAAAAAACALLAAGCGSGFEDNAASTPQSSGPASLEILIGSSGEAETKAVQEAAAAWAKATGNTATVIPAQDMSQQLGQAFAGDSPPDVFYVEAGRFADYASVGALEPYANKISDPEGFYESLRATFTYDGTYYCVPKDFSTLGLVINTELWEKAGLTEDDVPTTWEELTSVAEKIKEAGITPLVVADTRDRLGAFMKQAGGWITSPDGKQATADSPQNLQALEYVRGLLKDGLAVYPSAVDAGWGGEAFGKGKAAMTIEGNWIKGAMQADYPDVKYTVHELPAGPAGKGTLSFTNCWGIAAKSKYKEQAISFVEAMTTVEQQMTFAKAFGVMPSRTAAADAYAKEFPEDAAFLKGAEYAQGPVNAPKMESVLADFDTSLQKLKDEDPKQILSRLQKNTEAALGG
- a CDS encoding LacI family DNA-binding transcriptional regulator, producing the protein MAEKVTIATVAKYAGVSRQTVSNVLNTPEVVREETRRKVYEAVEALGYRVSQAARQMRTGRSRLIATRIESTGDGINGSVLDRFLHALTETAARSGYRVILYTAADDETEIATYEDLLGTYQPDAFVLASTHHSDTRTTWLAERGLPFVTFGRPWDAPDRHLWVDVDGAAGTAAATRHLLEAGHERIGFLGWPSGSGVGDDRRQGWLRAMTAAGQDTTGLDHACLDTVAEAEAAVGALLDRDPAPTALVCASDSLALGAMQAARALDRPLAVTGFDDTPVARAIGLTSVSQPLEEAAARCVRLLTRLLDGEAEAEEPVLLQPSLVVRDTT
- a CDS encoding glycogen debranching N-terminal domain-containing protein translates to MPDQADPPYRQPLLHDLVSTIAAPTSALSGGDGQIRHTGAQGLFHADRRALSLVRLLVDGKEPEPVSAAVDGAARTRFVSLPRWLGDDGPDPTVRVDRTRTVTPGGMSETIEISSVAARPVTAEVSVELGCDLAPIERVKDGMPGSALPAEIAGGGRLSWHADGITVDVHGPDAHARPGRTATLTWPVTLAPRQRVTLSWSVRVTDPAAVMAAPSGTAEWTDPGVEAADHRLVRLLARSLDDLRSLRLTEADAPPGHTFIGAGVPWYLTLFGRDSLWTARMMLPLGTALAEGTLLTLARRQGVKVDKRTGEAPGKIMHELRRGLFVLGETELPAAYYGTIDATLLWINLLHDAWRWGMPEDRVAALLPALEAALGWLADHADPDGDGFIEYIDEDGRGLANQGWKDSGDAMRFHDGRQADPPIALAEVQGYAYEAALNGAALLDAFGRPGASRWRDYAADMAERFRARFWVDGPHGRHPALALDAAKRPVDSLTSNIGHLLGTGMLTDAETDAIAALLVSPGMAGGYGLRTMSADDRAFNPLSYHCGSIWTHDTAIVIDALARAGRGRESALLARSLLDAAEMFDYRLPELYGGDDRGAAPRPVPYPAACRPQAWSAAAAVCLVRAALGVEPDVPSGRVTFKPLPGAPFGPLTVCGLRIAGAAVDVTVSEDGEVRVTGLPSGLNVETA